The proteins below are encoded in one region of Paenibacillus albus:
- a CDS encoding ArgE/DapE family deacylase translates to MNTNKQRILEWIDSQEDHLIQFLKELIRIPSDNPPGDCHKIAEYVHSSLQNFGFLESSLLEVDEESVVKSGMIRTANVLATTEFGAGAGPHVALNAHGDVVAPGLGWTYGPYGGEIVDGKMYGRGAAVSKSDIAAYTFAVLALKQFDEHLSGKTTLVFNFDEETGGENGPKWLLERGYIKPDLVISAGFTYSIVNSHNGCLHLEIKARGKSAHAAAPQSGVDAIEAMTGIMTALYEYRNSLHTIRSNVPGIESPTLNIGLISGGINTNVVPDYCSIRIDRRLIPEEDGEIAQQDILRLIQRQVEQCPGIQVEVERVLYARSLQPSAGQATLVEAIQRNWNHVLNGNTPAVHGVPLYTDARHFAEAGLPVVMFGAGPRTLVEANGHRADEHVRIDDLMSATKIIAATLYDLLLLRN, encoded by the coding sequence ATGAATACGAACAAACAGAGAATATTGGAATGGATTGATTCGCAAGAAGATCATCTGATTCAGTTTCTAAAGGAACTGATTCGCATTCCTTCCGATAACCCGCCAGGGGATTGCCACAAGATTGCCGAATATGTTCATAGCAGCCTCCAAAACTTTGGCTTCTTGGAGTCATCCCTGTTGGAAGTTGACGAGGAGAGCGTGGTGAAAAGCGGTATGATCAGGACGGCCAATGTCCTGGCGACTACGGAGTTCGGCGCGGGTGCGGGTCCCCATGTTGCACTGAATGCCCATGGCGATGTTGTTGCCCCAGGTCTGGGCTGGACCTACGGTCCTTACGGCGGAGAGATTGTTGATGGCAAAATGTACGGCCGCGGAGCAGCGGTGTCCAAATCGGATATTGCCGCGTATACGTTCGCTGTTCTTGCATTGAAACAATTTGACGAGCATTTGTCGGGAAAAACAACGCTCGTTTTCAACTTTGATGAAGAAACCGGAGGAGAAAATGGTCCCAAATGGCTGCTCGAGCGGGGATATATCAAGCCTGACCTCGTTATTTCCGCCGGCTTCACGTATTCGATTGTTAACAGCCACAACGGTTGTTTGCATCTTGAAATCAAAGCGCGAGGAAAATCCGCCCATGCAGCAGCTCCGCAGAGCGGTGTCGATGCGATTGAAGCGATGACGGGAATTATGACCGCCTTGTATGAGTACCGCAATTCTCTGCACACGATTCGTTCGAATGTTCCCGGTATCGAATCCCCGACTTTAAATATTGGCTTAATTTCAGGAGGCATTAATACGAATGTTGTTCCGGATTATTGCTCGATCCGTATCGACCGCAGGCTTATTCCGGAAGAAGACGGGGAAATCGCCCAGCAAGATATCCTTCGCTTGATTCAGCGGCAGGTTGAACAGTGTCCCGGCATTCAAGTAGAAGTGGAGAGAGTCCTGTACGCACGAAGTCTACAACCTTCCGCTGGTCAGGCAACGTTAGTAGAGGCTATTCAGAGAAACTGGAATCACGTGCTGAACGGAAATACCCCTGCGGTACACGGAGTCCCTTTATATACGGATGCAAGGCATTTTGCCGAAGCGGGACTTCCGGTTGTCATGTTCGGAGCTGGCCCACGAACCCTGGTAGAGGCGAACGGCCATCGGGCGGATGAGCATGTGAGAATTGATGATTTGATGTCGGCTACCAAAATCATTGCAGCGACTCTATACGATTTATTGTTATTACGCAACTAA
- a CDS encoding Zn-dependent hydrolase, producing MPNDMNLANMGHFASDIMSFIDKLSGYGADLAGGVTRLLYSPAWVQAQHELQAMMESSGLVTLFDDAGNLFGRLEGDDPADGVILTGSHIDTVRCGGKYDGAFGVGAGLIALSHLRAHHGKPKRTLEVVSFAEEEGSRFPLAYWGSGNVIGHYDVFHVPEVYDADGIGLADAMQAAGFGPGKKRPAKRTDIRTFIELHIEQGVILERERYTVGIVDGIVGQRRFTFEVKGEANHAGTTPMIWRRDALAGACEMIHSVETLAVAFGESTVATVGQLELSPNISNVIPGLAKFTLDSRHADKSKLEALCEAIVTRFQAIAADRDLELSTTEWMNAEPVLMNPELTQKLAQLCSSKGLRYRSLFSGAGHDAQMMQKVCKAAMLFVPSRNGVSHSHLEYTEPEALSAAIAVLIELLYDLAYR from the coding sequence ATGCCGAATGATATGAACTTAGCGAATATGGGACACTTCGCTTCCGATATCATGAGCTTTATAGATAAGTTATCCGGCTATGGCGCCGATCTGGCAGGTGGAGTAACAAGGCTGCTTTATTCCCCGGCTTGGGTTCAAGCTCAGCATGAGCTACAGGCGATGATGGAATCGAGCGGCCTCGTCACACTATTTGACGATGCCGGCAATCTATTCGGCCGTTTGGAAGGAGACGACCCGGCAGACGGTGTGATCCTTACCGGCTCACATATCGATACGGTACGCTGCGGAGGCAAGTACGACGGTGCCTTCGGCGTCGGAGCAGGCTTGATCGCTTTGAGTCATTTGCGCGCACACCACGGCAAACCGAAACGAACACTCGAGGTCGTTTCGTTCGCGGAAGAAGAGGGCAGCCGTTTCCCGCTCGCCTATTGGGGGTCAGGAAACGTTATTGGACACTACGACGTCTTCCATGTTCCAGAGGTGTATGACGCTGACGGAATTGGATTAGCAGATGCGATGCAAGCGGCCGGCTTCGGTCCGGGTAAGAAACGGCCTGCCAAACGAACGGATATCCGTACTTTCATTGAGCTTCATATCGAGCAAGGAGTCATTCTGGAGCGGGAGCGGTATACCGTCGGCATCGTGGACGGTATCGTCGGACAGCGAAGATTCACCTTCGAGGTCAAGGGGGAGGCGAATCACGCAGGAACAACGCCTATGATCTGGCGGCGCGACGCTCTCGCAGGAGCCTGCGAAATGATTCATTCGGTTGAAACGCTTGCGGTCGCGTTTGGCGAATCGACGGTTGCAACAGTAGGACAACTAGAGCTAAGCCCGAATATATCCAATGTGATCCCCGGCTTGGCGAAGTTCACGCTTGATTCCCGTCATGCCGACAAGTCGAAGCTTGAAGCCTTGTGTGAAGCGATCGTCACCCGGTTTCAAGCGATTGCTGCCGATAGGGATCTCGAGCTTTCAACGACGGAGTGGATGAACGCTGAACCAGTGCTGATGAATCCGGAACTGACGCAGAAACTAGCACAACTGTGCAGCTCTAAGGGCTTGCGCTACCGCAGTCTGTTCAGCGGTGCCGGGCACGATGCGCAAATGATGCAGAAGGTTTGTAAGGCCGCGATGCTGTTCGTTCCGAGCCGAAATGGCGTCAGCCATTCCCATCTGGAATATACGGAGCCGGAAGCGCTATCGGCAGCGATTGCCGTCTTGATTGAACTGCTTTATGACTTAGCATATCGATGA
- a CDS encoding allantoinase, translated as MNELFDLIVHGGQVVLPDRVAYMDIGILDGRIIAVAETLSSPDHSTCQKISAEGKYVLPGAVDVHVHFNEPGLGSWEGFTTGSAALAKGGCTVYIDMPLNGRPPTVTREALKLKLLAAQGRSFVDYALWGGLVPGNLDQLRSLGEAGVSGFKAFMSDPGGEGEDIFREADDWTLYEGMRIIAEFGGVLALHAESEPLVSRLTEKSRHAGKHSAMDYAASRPIVAELEAVHRALFYAEQTGCALHFVHISSPQAVEAIDQAKRQGLDVTVETCPHYLVLTADEMESLGPLAKCAPPLRSSAELQGLWEAIAAGKIDLIASDHSPCPPEMKATTNWFEAWGGISGAQSTLELMIAEGYVKRGIGLHVLSKLMAENPAKRFGLSRKGVIGVGYDADLAIVEIGKGYTLTADQLRYRHPHSPYIGRVFPCRVTSTMLRGHLIYDADNAQSAVPACLGKWIPKQSGTAAGSDHSV; from the coding sequence ATGAACGAGCTGTTTGATCTGATTGTACATGGTGGGCAAGTCGTACTGCCAGACCGCGTCGCTTATATGGACATCGGCATCTTGGACGGTAGAATTATCGCCGTGGCCGAGACGCTTAGCTCTCCTGATCATTCAACCTGCCAGAAGATCTCTGCCGAAGGGAAATACGTACTTCCCGGCGCGGTTGATGTGCATGTACATTTTAACGAGCCCGGATTGGGCTCTTGGGAAGGCTTTACCACTGGTTCTGCAGCATTGGCAAAGGGCGGCTGCACGGTATACATCGATATGCCGCTAAACGGAAGGCCGCCAACGGTTACGCGTGAAGCGCTGAAGCTCAAGCTTCTTGCAGCGCAAGGACGCTCCTTCGTCGATTACGCTTTATGGGGCGGACTCGTTCCGGGTAATCTCGACCAGCTGCGATCACTCGGCGAGGCTGGTGTCTCTGGCTTTAAAGCGTTTATGTCCGATCCCGGCGGAGAAGGTGAGGACATCTTTCGTGAAGCGGATGACTGGACGCTGTATGAAGGCATGCGGATCATCGCGGAGTTTGGCGGGGTGCTCGCGCTCCATGCAGAGAGCGAGCCGCTGGTGTCGCGGCTGACGGAGAAATCACGTCATGCCGGTAAGCATAGCGCGATGGATTATGCCGCTTCCCGGCCAATCGTTGCCGAGCTTGAGGCCGTACACCGGGCACTCTTCTACGCGGAGCAGACAGGGTGTGCACTCCATTTTGTCCATATCAGCAGTCCGCAGGCGGTGGAAGCGATCGATCAAGCGAAGCGGCAGGGACTTGACGTTACGGTCGAAACGTGTCCGCATTATTTAGTGCTGACCGCCGATGAGATGGAAAGTCTGGGTCCTCTGGCCAAATGCGCGCCTCCGCTTCGTTCCAGCGCCGAGCTTCAAGGGTTGTGGGAGGCGATAGCAGCCGGAAAGATCGACTTGATTGCCTCGGATCATTCCCCGTGCCCCCCGGAAATGAAAGCGACCACGAACTGGTTTGAGGCTTGGGGCGGCATCTCGGGAGCGCAGAGCACGCTGGAACTGATGATCGCCGAAGGATATGTCAAACGCGGCATCGGGCTGCATGTACTTTCTAAATTAATGGCCGAAAACCCGGCCAAGCGGTTCGGACTCTCGCGTAAAGGTGTGATCGGTGTAGGTTATGATGCGGATTTGGCCATTGTCGAGATCGGCAAAGGGTATACCTTAACTGCTGATCAGCTACGCTACCGGCATCCGCATAGCCCGTATATCGGCAGAGTCTTTCCTTGTCGCGTAACTTCAACAATGCTGCGGGGGCACCTGATATATGATGCTGATAATGCCCAATCAGCAGTCCCGGCTTGTTTAGGCAAGTGGATCCCGAAACAGTCGGGGACGGCAGCCGGATCGGACCATTCTGTATAG
- the uraH gene encoding hydroxyisourate hydrolase, with protein sequence MSGRLTTHVLDLALGKPAKGMTLELWRINQGNDRELLRHAVTNADGRLDAPLLAGEECSAGIYELVFKVGDYYLSCTGPDLCDPELFLDVVPIRFCLRAADEHYHVPLLVAPGGYSTYRGS encoded by the coding sequence ATGAGCGGCCGATTGACCACGCATGTACTAGATCTTGCCCTCGGAAAGCCGGCCAAAGGCATGACGTTGGAGCTATGGAGAATTAATCAAGGGAATGACAGAGAACTGCTGCGTCATGCAGTTACAAATGCTGACGGCAGGCTGGACGCACCATTGCTAGCGGGAGAGGAATGCAGTGCGGGAATATACGAGCTGGTTTTCAAGGTCGGAGACTACTACCTAAGCTGCACGGGTCCGGACTTGTGTGACCCCGAGTTGTTCTTAGATGTGGTGCCGATTCGGTTCTGTCTCCGTGCTGCTGACGAGCATTATCATGTCCCGCTGCTCGTTGCGCCTGGAGGCTATAGCACGTATAGAGGCAGCTGA
- the pucL gene encoding factor-independent urate hydroxylase produces MKVYPMEQIKDMNEQEFVDAFGGVFEHSPWVAERAWKTCAPFDSLMELYSALITEVKMAPLSERIGLLRAHPDLAGKLKMSEASASEQQGAGLKGLSSEELAAFSTLNKLYTEKFKFPFIMAVRGHTTHSIYSAMQRRLNGSPEEELMAALREVGKIALFRLRDLIEENDSGRAAVTKETPATPARTMYYGKGDVLVYRTFAAPQTAVSRIPESCFTGQDNVIFAMNVKVAVCGDAFLPSFTEGDNAMVVATDSMKNLILRHAADYRGSTVEGFLYHICGIFLHKYPQMTSIEISADRIPFEGLQVPCEAGGFAESGLIYRRSYNDHSSAALEVTRGIKEKAVEIVSHQCSLKDLQLIKVKGSSFSGFVRDEYTTLPESSDRPLFIWLNIGWTYKNPDDAIKPKDQVYAASEQIRDIAQSVFHEVNSPSIQHLIYRIGLRILSRFPQLDEIRFESNNRTWETIVESIPDSNGRIYTEPRPPYGFQCFTMTHADLPGGGSVL; encoded by the coding sequence ATGAAGGTGTATCCGATGGAACAGATCAAGGATATGAATGAACAGGAATTCGTCGACGCCTTTGGAGGAGTCTTCGAGCATTCACCATGGGTCGCTGAACGGGCGTGGAAAACATGCGCGCCTTTTGATTCTCTAATGGAGCTTTATTCCGCCTTAATAACGGAAGTGAAGATGGCGCCTCTGTCAGAGCGGATAGGACTGCTGCGTGCGCATCCGGATTTGGCCGGCAAGCTGAAGATGAGTGAAGCTTCCGCCTCGGAACAGCAAGGGGCGGGCCTAAAGGGGTTGTCGTCGGAGGAATTGGCTGCCTTCTCTACTCTAAATAAACTTTACACAGAAAAATTCAAGTTTCCGTTTATTATGGCGGTACGAGGTCACACTACACATTCTATTTATTCTGCCATGCAGAGACGCTTGAACGGTTCACCGGAGGAAGAGCTGATGGCGGCACTTCGGGAAGTGGGTAAAATCGCGCTTTTTCGATTGAGAGATTTAATTGAAGAGAACGATTCCGGTAGAGCTGCTGTGACGAAAGAGACTCCGGCGACACCTGCAAGAACAATGTATTACGGCAAGGGAGACGTGCTTGTTTACCGAACCTTCGCTGCGCCGCAAACAGCTGTAAGTCGGATTCCGGAGTCTTGCTTTACTGGACAAGATAATGTCATTTTTGCGATGAATGTAAAAGTTGCCGTGTGCGGCGATGCGTTTCTGCCCTCGTTTACGGAGGGAGATAATGCGATGGTGGTCGCTACCGACTCCATGAAAAACTTGATATTGCGACATGCCGCCGATTACCGCGGGAGCACGGTTGAGGGCTTCTTGTACCATATCTGCGGAATATTTCTGCATAAATACCCTCAGATGACGTCGATTGAGATCAGCGCGGACCGGATCCCTTTCGAAGGATTGCAGGTTCCCTGCGAAGCCGGTGGATTTGCCGAGAGCGGTTTGATTTACCGGCGCTCCTATAACGATCATTCTTCCGCCGCTCTTGAAGTGACCCGCGGAATTAAGGAAAAGGCTGTGGAGATCGTCAGCCATCAATGTTCATTAAAGGATTTGCAGTTGATCAAGGTGAAAGGCAGCTCCTTCTCAGGCTTTGTCCGTGATGAGTATACGACCTTGCCCGAATCGTCAGATCGCCCGCTGTTCATATGGCTTAACATCGGATGGACATACAAAAATCCAGATGACGCTATCAAACCTAAGGATCAGGTGTACGCTGCATCGGAGCAAATCCGCGATATTGCGCAATCGGTGTTTCATGAAGTGAACAGCCCGTCCATCCAACATCTGATATATCGCATCGGGCTAAGGATCCTGTCCCGCTTCCCGCAGCTGGATGAAATCCGATTCGAGTCGAATAACCGAACCTGGGAAACGATCGTCGAGTCGATTCCGGACTCTAATGGCCGAATCTACACGGAGCCTCGGCCGCCATATGGCTTCCAATGCTTTACGATGACGCATGCGGATCTACCGGGCGGAGGATCTGTGCTATGA
- a CDS encoding FAD binding domain-containing protein has protein sequence MVMKSITSYRPMSLDEVISRLSKEDCFIIAGGTDAMVQRKSPRGAAANFDKPIVFIDHLQELKQMYTIDQNLHIGACCTYKEMSEHPLIPRIVKKAIKEIAAPAIRNRGTIGGNICNASPAGDTLPLLYIYNAKIRLRSAKGERIVEIRDFIQGPRKVFRLQDELVTEIILPVIPENRIHFVFEKVANRRADAIAKLSFAACMRHDEGKILDVRFAFGAVGPTVLRSTEIEHKLTGQAFPLHDKLRNEIVADFETILKPIDDQRSTAKYRKTVALRLLRHFLESTI, from the coding sequence ATGGTAATGAAATCCATTACTTCCTATCGGCCTATGAGTTTGGATGAAGTCATCTCCAGACTGAGCAAAGAAGACTGCTTCATCATTGCAGGCGGCACCGATGCTATGGTACAGCGTAAAAGTCCGAGAGGGGCCGCTGCCAATTTTGATAAACCCATTGTATTTATCGATCATTTACAAGAACTAAAACAGATGTATACGATCGACCAAAACCTTCATATAGGTGCTTGCTGCACCTATAAAGAAATGTCTGAGCATCCCCTCATACCGAGGATCGTGAAGAAAGCCATAAAAGAAATAGCTGCTCCAGCGATTCGAAATCGCGGAACGATTGGCGGAAATATTTGCAATGCATCCCCTGCAGGAGATACGCTGCCATTGTTATACATCTATAACGCAAAAATACGACTCAGATCCGCTAAAGGGGAACGGATAGTCGAGATCCGTGATTTTATACAAGGTCCAAGAAAGGTGTTCCGATTGCAAGATGAACTGGTAACAGAAATTATTTTGCCTGTCATACCGGAGAATCGTATACATTTTGTTTTTGAGAAAGTAGCGAACAGAAGAGCAGACGCCATTGCCAAACTCTCGTTCGCAGCTTGTATGCGCCATGACGAAGGCAAAATTCTGGATGTACGCTTTGCCTTTGGCGCCGTAGGACCGACCGTTCTACGTTCAACGGAGATTGAACATAAATTAACGGGGCAAGCTTTTCCACTTCATGATAAATTACGTAATGAGATTGTTGCTGATTTCGAGACCATCTTAAAGCCGATTGATGATCAGCGCTCCACCGCAAAATATCGAAAAACAGTCGCATTACGTTTATTGCGTCATTTTCTTGAAAGCACCATTTAA
- a CDS encoding (2Fe-2S)-binding protein, with protein sequence MKFYLNGKEVETQAPSTMRLIDLLRDEFQLIGPKEGCGEGECGTCSILVNDLLENSCLIPIGAIEGAEIITIDGYCKTEQFQILSDCYSEAGAVQCGYCIPGMVMASAALLAQNPHPTEDEIREGISGNLCRCTGYNMIVDAIGLAANKGVGLW encoded by the coding sequence ATGAAATTTTATCTGAATGGAAAAGAAGTCGAAACACAAGCTCCCTCTACCATGCGATTAATCGATTTATTAAGAGATGAATTTCAGTTAATCGGTCCAAAGGAAGGCTGCGGCGAGGGGGAGTGCGGGACTTGCAGCATCCTGGTCAATGATCTTCTGGAGAACAGCTGTCTGATTCCCATTGGCGCGATTGAAGGTGCAGAGATTATAACAATTGATGGCTATTGTAAAACGGAACAATTCCAAATTTTAAGTGATTGCTATTCCGAAGCAGGTGCAGTTCAATGCGGATATTGCATACCAGGAATGGTCATGGCAAGCGCAGCCCTATTAGCTCAAAATCCACATCCTACTGAGGATGAAATTCGTGAAGGAATCTCCGGTAATTTGTGCCGGTGTACCGGTTATAACATGATTGTCGATGCGATTGGTTTAGCTGCGAATAAAGGGGTTGGATTATGGTAA